In Asanoa sp. WMMD1127, one genomic interval encodes:
- a CDS encoding endonuclease/exonuclease/phosphatase family protein codes for MTWNLWWRFGEPERRRAAILAVLRDQRPDLVGLQEVWADGDENLAGWLADELGLHWAFGCGSDQETWRVRVGGGPGLRNGVAVLSRWPIRTEKAYDLPGDPSRAALSVLVDAPHGTIPFVTTHLSVLSGSAGRSAQLDWLARHVAGLPHDGHPPVVVGDLNAMPDSDELRRFTGVLTTGYVPEQVLLDAWWFADPGDPGFTWDRANPHAAAWVAPSGRIDYVHVLQSAHRAGRVQAVHRAGTAPVAGVWPTDHAAVVADLSD; via the coding sequence ATGACGTGGAACCTGTGGTGGCGGTTCGGCGAGCCGGAGCGGCGGCGGGCGGCGATCCTCGCCGTGCTCCGCGACCAGCGGCCCGACCTCGTCGGCCTGCAGGAGGTCTGGGCCGACGGCGACGAGAACCTGGCCGGCTGGCTGGCCGACGAGCTGGGCCTGCACTGGGCGTTCGGCTGCGGCAGCGACCAGGAGACCTGGCGGGTGCGGGTCGGCGGGGGGCCCGGCCTGCGCAACGGCGTCGCGGTGCTCAGCCGCTGGCCGATCCGCACCGAGAAGGCGTACGACCTGCCCGGCGACCCGAGCCGGGCCGCGCTCAGCGTGCTCGTCGACGCTCCACACGGGACGATCCCGTTCGTGACGACCCACCTGAGCGTGCTGTCCGGCTCGGCGGGCCGCTCGGCGCAGCTCGACTGGCTGGCCCGGCACGTCGCCGGCCTGCCGCACGACGGTCACCCACCGGTGGTCGTCGGCGACCTCAACGCGATGCCGGACTCCGACGAGCTGCGCCGCTTCACCGGGGTGCTGACCACGGGCTACGTCCCGGAGCAGGTGCTCCTCGACGCGTGGTGGTTCGCCGACCCGGGCGATCCGGGCTTCACCTGGGACCGCGCCAACCCGCACGCGGCGGCCTGGGTCGCGCCGAGCGGCCGGATCGACTACGTCCACGTGCTGCAGAGCGCCCACCGCGCCGGCCGGGTCCAGGCCGTCCACCGCGCCGGCACCGCCCCGGTCGCCGGCGTCTGGCCCACCGACCACGCGGCCGTGGTGGCCGACCTGAGCGACTAG
- a CDS encoding MFS transporter, protein MGSAGELGTIRTNVPARLDRLPWARWHWLIVIGLGTVWILDGLEVTMVGNLSGQLSKPGSGIDISQSQITGLGAALYVAGACTGALFFGWLTDRFGRKKLFMITLVVYLAATALTAISVEAWMFFLFRFLTGFGIGGEYAAINSAIDELIPSRHRGRIDIIINGTYWAGAAAGALITIPLINFLPVDVGWRIAFGVGVVLGLVILLVRRNVPESPRWLFIHGREREAERLVGGIEQEVERETGKRLDQPDRYMTIRQRHSIGFGTIAKTMVRSYPKRTVLGFSLFVGQAFLYNAITFGFAQILETFFDTPSGSTGYYFAVIAVGNLLGPLLLGPLFDTVGRKPMIAGTYLVSSVSLLVTAWLFNEGHLNAVTMTAAWSFVLFFASAGASSAYLTVSEVFPMETRALAIAFFYAIGTAAGGITGPLLFSKLVSTGVVTDTAWAFTIGAILMGLAGIVAAFLGVKAERRGLEDIAKPLTAQEA, encoded by the coding sequence ATGGGCAGCGCGGGGGAGCTCGGCACCATCCGGACGAACGTGCCCGCGCGGCTCGACCGGCTGCCGTGGGCGCGGTGGCACTGGCTGATCGTGATCGGACTCGGGACCGTGTGGATCCTCGACGGGCTCGAGGTCACCATGGTCGGCAACCTGTCGGGCCAGCTGTCCAAGCCGGGCAGTGGCATCGACATCTCGCAGTCCCAGATCACCGGGCTCGGTGCCGCGCTCTACGTCGCCGGCGCGTGCACCGGCGCGCTGTTCTTCGGCTGGCTGACCGACCGGTTCGGCCGCAAGAAGCTCTTCATGATCACGCTCGTCGTCTACCTGGCCGCGACCGCGCTCACCGCGATCTCGGTCGAGGCCTGGATGTTCTTCCTGTTCCGGTTCCTGACGGGCTTCGGCATCGGCGGCGAGTACGCGGCGATCAACTCGGCCATCGACGAGCTGATCCCGTCGCGGCACCGCGGCCGGATCGACATCATCATCAACGGCACCTACTGGGCCGGGGCGGCGGCCGGCGCCCTGATCACGATCCCGCTGATCAACTTCCTGCCGGTCGACGTCGGCTGGCGGATCGCGTTCGGCGTCGGCGTGGTGCTCGGCCTGGTCATCCTGCTCGTGCGGCGCAACGTGCCGGAGAGCCCGCGCTGGCTGTTCATCCACGGTCGCGAGCGGGAGGCCGAGCGCCTCGTCGGCGGGATCGAGCAGGAGGTCGAGCGGGAGACCGGCAAGCGGCTCGACCAGCCGGACCGCTACATGACGATCCGCCAGCGGCACTCGATCGGGTTCGGGACGATCGCGAAGACCATGGTCCGCAGTTATCCGAAACGGACGGTGCTCGGCTTCTCGCTCTTCGTCGGCCAGGCGTTCCTCTACAACGCCATCACGTTCGGGTTCGCCCAGATCCTCGAGACCTTCTTCGACACGCCGTCAGGGAGCACCGGCTACTACTTCGCGGTGATCGCGGTCGGCAACCTGCTCGGCCCGCTGCTGCTCGGGCCGCTGTTCGACACCGTGGGGCGCAAGCCGATGATCGCCGGCACGTACCTCGTCTCCTCGGTCTCGTTGCTGGTCACCGCCTGGCTGTTCAACGAGGGCCACCTCAACGCCGTCACCATGACCGCGGCCTGGAGCTTCGTGCTGTTCTTCGCGTCCGCCGGGGCCAGCTCCGCGTACCTCACCGTCAGCGAGGTCTTCCCCATGGAGACCCGCGCGCTGGCGATCGCGTTCTTCTACGCGATCGGCACCGCCGCCGGCGGCATCACCGGCCCGCTGCTCTTCTCCAAGCTGGTCTCGACCGGCGTCGTCACCGACACGGCCTGGGCGTTCACGATCGGCGCCATCCTGATGGGCCTGGCCGGCATCGTGGCCGCGTTCCTCGGCGTCAAGGCCGAGCGCCGCGGTCTGGAGGACATCGCGAAACCGCTCACCGCGCAGGAGGCGTGA
- a CDS encoding DUF1810 domain-containing protein, with protein MTDDDPYRLSRFVDAQDGVHERALAELRAGAKRSHWMWFVFPQIAGLGRSSMAQAYAISGLDEARAYLAHPVLGPRLRESATALVDGAASDAERIFGPVDALKLRSSMTLFAHAAPDEPVFRAVLDRFYGGAEDDATLSRLR; from the coding sequence GTGACCGACGACGATCCCTACCGGTTGAGCCGCTTCGTCGACGCCCAGGACGGTGTCCACGAGCGGGCGCTGGCCGAGCTGCGCGCCGGTGCGAAGCGCAGCCACTGGATGTGGTTCGTCTTCCCGCAGATCGCCGGCCTGGGGCGCAGTTCCATGGCCCAGGCGTACGCGATCTCCGGGCTCGACGAGGCCCGCGCCTACCTGGCGCACCCGGTGCTCGGGCCGCGGCTGCGCGAGTCCGCGACCGCCCTGGTCGACGGCGCGGCCAGCGACGCGGAGCGGATCTTCGGCCCGGTCGACGCGCTCAAGCTCCGCTCGTCGATGACCCTGTTCGCACACGCGGCGCCGGACGAGCCGGTGTTCCGCGCGGTCCTCGACCGCTTCTACGGCGGCGCCGAGGACGACGCGACGCTGTCCCGGCTGCGCTAG
- a CDS encoding VOC family protein — protein MAVGAVSQIHISVSDIERSVVFYRDVLGVPFLFAVPGQSMAFFQSGDVRLYLGVPESEAFASKVTLYFGVDDLDGERARLVEAGVQFLDEPHAVHRDEQGELWMTFFRDPDGHNLALTQVR, from the coding sequence ATGGCGGTCGGTGCGGTCTCGCAGATCCACATCAGTGTCAGCGACATCGAGCGGTCCGTGGTGTTCTACCGCGACGTGCTCGGGGTGCCGTTCCTCTTCGCCGTGCCCGGGCAGTCGATGGCGTTCTTCCAGAGCGGCGACGTGCGGCTCTACCTCGGCGTGCCCGAGTCCGAGGCGTTCGCCAGCAAGGTGACGCTCTACTTCGGTGTCGACGATCTCGACGGCGAGCGTGCGCGGCTCGTCGAGGCGGGGGTCCAGTTCCTCGACGAGCCGCATGCCGTGCATCGCGACGAGCAGGGCGAGCTGTGGATGACGTTCTTCCGTGACCCCGACGGCCACAACCTCGCCCTGACCCAGGTCAGGTGA
- a CDS encoding SDR family NAD(P)-dependent oxidoreductase produces MAFGAETTAAEVLAGIDLVGRRAVVTGGGSGIGLATARALAAAGADVTIAVRDPAQGRASGLRWELLDLADIGSVRAFANRWTGPLHILVNNAGVMRTPFAHSAQGWELQFATNHLGHFALAVALHPVLANPDGARVVAVTSASHLRAPVDFDDINFERRPYGPTIAYDQSKTANILFAVEAARRWMHDGVTVNAVNPGGLRGKLQRHLSEAELSEMDARAVRGPGWKTPGQAAATSVHVATAPGLAGVSGRYFEDCHEVGLHQPGTATGVAPFAVDPANAARLWEISLEAIGGA; encoded by the coding sequence ATGGCGTTCGGCGCCGAGACGACCGCGGCCGAGGTGCTGGCCGGCATCGACCTGGTCGGCCGGCGGGCGGTGGTCACCGGCGGCGGCTCCGGCATCGGCCTCGCCACCGCGCGCGCCCTCGCGGCCGCCGGCGCGGACGTCACGATCGCCGTGCGCGACCCCGCGCAGGGGCGGGCCTCGGGGCTGCGCTGGGAGCTGCTCGACCTGGCCGACATCGGCTCGGTGCGGGCGTTCGCCAACCGGTGGACCGGGCCGCTGCACATCCTGGTCAACAACGCCGGCGTCATGCGCACGCCGTTCGCCCACTCGGCGCAGGGCTGGGAGCTCCAGTTCGCGACCAACCACCTCGGCCACTTCGCGCTGGCCGTCGCGCTGCACCCCGTGCTGGCCAACCCCGACGGCGCCCGGGTCGTCGCGGTCACCTCCGCGTCGCACCTGCGGGCGCCGGTCGACTTCGACGACATCAACTTCGAGCGGCGGCCGTACGGTCCGACCATCGCGTACGACCAGTCCAAGACGGCCAACATCCTGTTCGCGGTCGAGGCCGCGCGGCGCTGGATGCACGACGGCGTCACGGTCAACGCGGTCAACCCCGGTGGGCTGCGGGGCAAGCTCCAGCGGCACCTGTCCGAGGCGGAACTGTCCGAGATGGACGCCCGGGCCGTGCGGGGGCCGGGCTGGAAGACGCCGGGGCAGGCGGCCGCGACGTCGGTCCACGTCGCCACGGCGCCGGGGCTGGCCGGGGTGTCGGGCCGTTACTTCGAGGACTGTCACGAGGTCGGCCTGCACCAGCCGGGCACGGCCACCGGCGTCGCCCCGTTCGCGGTCGACCCGGCCAACGCGGCCCGGCTGTGGGAGATCTCCCTGGAGGCGATCGGCGGGGCATAG
- a CDS encoding GNAT family N-acetyltransferase: protein MTFTLVPFTADRAALVAGWVRSADEADMWCSRAEHPFPADVVAGWSTQDDVAAYLLLDGGRAVAYGEVWSDDEEDEAELARLLVDPGERGRGVGKALTRALADRAGFDDVFLRVRPDNAAALATYRGAGFADVAPELQEAWNAPQPRPYAWLRWTGRP from the coding sequence ATGACGTTCACTCTCGTTCCGTTCACCGCGGACCGGGCGGCGCTGGTCGCCGGCTGGGTCCGGTCCGCCGACGAGGCCGACATGTGGTGTTCCCGCGCCGAGCATCCGTTCCCCGCCGACGTCGTCGCCGGGTGGTCCACGCAGGACGACGTGGCCGCCTACCTGCTGCTCGACGGTGGCCGGGCGGTCGCGTACGGCGAGGTGTGGTCCGACGACGAGGAGGACGAGGCCGAGCTCGCCCGCCTGCTGGTCGACCCGGGGGAGCGGGGCCGGGGCGTCGGCAAGGCGCTGACCCGCGCGCTGGCCGACCGGGCCGGGTTCGACGACGTGTTCCTGCGGGTCCGGCCCGACAACGCCGCCGCGCTGGCGACCTATCGCGGCGCGGGGTTCGCCGACGTCGCGCCCGAGCTGCAGGAGGCGTGGAACGCGCCGCAGCCCCGCCCGTACGCCTGGCTGCGCTGGACCGGCAGGCCTTAA
- a CDS encoding fumarylacetoacetate hydrolase family protein gives MHIVRYRREHDETARVGVRVDGVVRELPVPSVAALLREPVAAIRTLLDSPGDEVGDARLLAPVDGATEVWAAGVTYLRSREARMEESSEADIYGRVYEAPRPELFFKSAAWRVVVDGDPVAIRADSGLDVPEPELALVVNRLGEIAGYLVCNDMSSRAIEGENPLYLPQAKVYAGACALSAGIRPAWEVDGADLPVAVRVTREGVAVWSGATSTARIKRPLQELVDWLFRADNFPDGAVLSTGTGLAPAMDFTLQPDDVVTITIDGVGELTNPVVVGKEHFAFQHP, from the coding sequence ATGCACATCGTCCGCTACCGCCGGGAGCACGACGAGACCGCCCGGGTGGGCGTCCGGGTCGACGGGGTCGTCCGCGAGCTGCCCGTGCCGTCCGTCGCCGCCCTCCTCCGCGAGCCCGTCGCGGCCATCCGGACCCTGCTGGACTCGCCCGGCGACGAGGTCGGCGACGCCCGGCTGCTGGCGCCGGTCGACGGGGCCACCGAGGTCTGGGCCGCCGGGGTGACCTACCTGCGCTCCCGCGAGGCGCGGATGGAGGAGAGCAGCGAGGCCGACATCTACGGCCGGGTGTACGAGGCCCCGCGCCCCGAGCTGTTCTTCAAGTCCGCCGCCTGGCGGGTCGTGGTCGACGGCGACCCGGTCGCGATCCGCGCCGACTCCGGCCTCGACGTGCCCGAGCCCGAGCTGGCCCTGGTCGTCAACCGGCTCGGCGAGATCGCCGGCTACCTCGTCTGCAACGACATGAGCTCCCGCGCCATCGAGGGGGAGAACCCGCTCTACCTCCCACAGGCCAAGGTGTACGCCGGCGCGTGCGCCCTCTCGGCCGGCATCCGCCCCGCCTGGGAGGTGGACGGCGCCGACCTGCCCGTCGCGGTGCGGGTGACCCGCGAGGGCGTGGCCGTCTGGTCGGGCGCCACGTCGACCGCCCGGATCAAGCGGCCGCTCCAGGAGCTCGTCGACTGGCTGTTCCGGGCCGACAACTTCCCGGACGGCGCGGTCCTCTCCACCGGCACCGGACTCGCGCCGGCGATGGACTTCACCCTCCAGCCCGACGACGTCGTCACCATCACCATCGACGGCGTGGGCGAGCTGACCAACCCGGTCGTCGTGGGCAAGGAGCACTTCGCCTTCCAACACCCCTAA
- a CDS encoding MFS transporter: MSHSVTLAERPGTRTPRTRRLGGTGSLVLLASIVVSLLAASSAPTPLYATYQAEWGFSPMTTTVVFGVYAVAVLLSLLVFGRLSDHVGRRPVLLVALLVQAAALVVFAFAGGVPALLAARVVQGLATGAALAALGAGMLDIDRVRGTTANAVAPGIGTGGGALLSALVVQFLPAPTHLIYLVLLGVLAAQAVGVALMPETVSRAPGARHSLIPEIRLPRQVRGPVAIAAPVLFSVWALAGFYASLGPALVRNLASSTSAVYGGLGLFVLAAVAALAVLAIDKRPARTALSVGIVGLIVGVAGTLVAISAGSTVGFLIATGVAGIGFGSGFQGAIRIVVPLVAAHERAGVLSLLYVVSYLGLGLPAVVAGYLVVHAGGLLDTAREYGVAVIVLAALAGVGLLRRGTPRIRTAG; encoded by the coding sequence GTGAGCCACTCCGTCACCCTCGCCGAGCGGCCGGGGACCCGCACGCCACGCACCAGGCGCCTCGGCGGCACCGGCTCCCTCGTCCTGCTCGCCTCGATCGTCGTCTCGCTGCTGGCCGCGTCGAGCGCGCCGACCCCGCTCTACGCCACCTACCAGGCGGAATGGGGCTTCTCGCCGATGACCACCACGGTCGTCTTCGGGGTGTACGCGGTCGCCGTGCTGCTGTCGCTGCTCGTCTTCGGCCGCCTCTCCGACCACGTCGGCCGGCGCCCGGTGCTCCTCGTCGCCCTGCTGGTCCAGGCCGCCGCGCTGGTCGTGTTCGCGTTCGCCGGCGGCGTGCCCGCCCTGCTCGCCGCCCGCGTCGTCCAGGGCCTGGCCACCGGCGCTGCCCTCGCGGCGCTCGGCGCCGGCATGCTCGACATCGACCGGGTCCGCGGCACCACCGCCAACGCGGTCGCGCCCGGCATCGGCACCGGCGGCGGTGCCCTGCTCTCCGCCCTCGTGGTGCAGTTCCTCCCCGCTCCCACCCACCTGATCTACCTGGTGCTGCTCGGCGTGCTGGCGGCGCAGGCGGTCGGCGTGGCCCTGATGCCCGAGACGGTGTCCCGCGCGCCCGGCGCCCGGCACTCGCTGATCCCGGAGATCCGCCTGCCCCGCCAGGTACGCGGCCCCGTGGCCATCGCCGCTCCCGTGCTCTTCTCCGTCTGGGCGCTGGCCGGCTTCTACGCCTCGCTCGGCCCGGCCCTGGTCCGCAACCTCGCGTCGTCGACCTCGGCGGTCTACGGCGGGCTCGGCCTGTTCGTGCTGGCCGCCGTCGCCGCCCTGGCCGTACTGGCGATCGACAAGCGACCCGCCCGCACCGCGCTCAGCGTCGGCATCGTCGGCCTCATCGTCGGGGTGGCCGGCACGCTGGTGGCCATCTCCGCCGGCTCGACGGTCGGCTTCCTGATCGCCACGGGCGTCGCGGGCATCGGCTTCGGCAGTGGCTTCCAGGGCGCCATCCGGATCGTGGTGCCGCTGGTCGCCGCCCACGAGCGGGCCGGCGTGCTGTCGCTGCTCTACGTCGTCTCGTACCTCGGCCTGGGCCTGCCCGCCGTGGTCGCCGGCTACCTGGTGGTGCACGCCGGCGGCCTCCTCGACACCGCCCGGGAGTACGGCGTCGCCGTGATCGTGCTGGCCGCCCTCGCCGGGGTCGGCCTGCTGCGCCGCGGCACGCCCCGGATCCGGACGGCGGGCTGA
- the pgm gene encoding phosphoglucomutase (alpha-D-glucose-1,6-bisphosphate-dependent), whose product MANNPRAGQPAEPGDLIDVDAVLGAYHDLHPDPAVPAERVAFGTSGHRGSSLRKAFNEDHIAATSQAIVEYRARQGTTGPLFLGRDTHALSEPATQTALEVFAANGVPVLIDSRDGFTPTPAVSHAILTYNKRGPAARADGVVVTPSHNPPDDGGFKYNPPHGGPADTDATSWIQDRANELLRAKLDGVRRMPYGRARAAETTQEFDFTASYVDDLPSVVDLAAVRDAGVRIGADPLGGASVGYWAEIAEKHGLELTVVNPAVDPRFAFMTLDWDGKIRMDCSSPYAMASLIAKRDQYQVATGNDADADRHGIVTPDAGLMNPNHYLAVAIDYLFRNREGWPADAAVGKTLVSSSLIDRVAADLGRTLLEVPVGFKWFVPGLLDGTVGFGGEESAGASFLRRDGGVWTTDKDGIILCLLASEIIAKTGRTPSQHHAALVERFGNPAYARVDAPATREQKAVLGKLSPSQVTATSLAGEPITEILTEAPGNGAAIGGLKVSTENGWFAARPSGTEDVYKIYAESFHGPDHLARIQEEARAVVGAALKG is encoded by the coding sequence GTGGCGAACAACCCGCGGGCCGGGCAGCCGGCCGAGCCCGGTGACCTGATCGACGTCGACGCCGTGCTCGGCGCCTACCACGACCTGCACCCGGACCCGGCGGTGCCCGCGGAGCGGGTCGCCTTCGGCACATCGGGGCACCGCGGGTCGAGCCTGCGGAAGGCGTTCAACGAGGACCACATCGCGGCGACCAGCCAGGCCATCGTGGAATATCGGGCGCGGCAGGGCACCACCGGCCCGCTCTTCCTCGGCCGCGACACGCACGCGCTCTCGGAGCCCGCGACGCAGACCGCGCTCGAGGTGTTCGCCGCCAACGGCGTGCCGGTGCTGATCGACAGCCGCGACGGGTTCACGCCGACGCCGGCGGTGTCCCACGCGATCCTGACCTACAACAAGCGGGGCCCGGCCGCGCGCGCCGACGGTGTGGTGGTCACCCCGTCGCACAACCCGCCCGACGACGGCGGCTTCAAATACAACCCGCCGCACGGCGGGCCGGCCGACACCGACGCCACCAGCTGGATCCAGGACCGGGCCAACGAGCTGCTCCGGGCCAAGCTCGACGGCGTGCGCCGGATGCCGTACGGGCGGGCCCGGGCGGCCGAGACCACCCAGGAGTTCGACTTCACCGCGTCCTATGTGGACGACCTGCCCTCGGTCGTCGACCTGGCGGCCGTCCGCGACGCCGGTGTGCGCATCGGCGCCGACCCGCTCGGTGGGGCCAGCGTCGGCTACTGGGCCGAGATCGCCGAGAAGCACGGGCTCGAGCTCACCGTCGTCAATCCGGCCGTCGACCCCCGGTTCGCGTTCATGACGCTCGACTGGGACGGCAAGATCCGGATGGACTGCTCGTCGCCCTACGCGATGGCGTCCCTGATCGCCAAGCGCGACCAGTACCAGGTCGCCACCGGCAACGACGCCGACGCCGACCGCCACGGCATCGTCACGCCCGACGCCGGCCTGATGAACCCCAACCACTACCTGGCCGTGGCGATCGACTACCTGTTCCGCAACCGCGAGGGCTGGCCGGCCGACGCCGCCGTCGGCAAGACGCTGGTCTCCTCGTCCCTGATCGACCGGGTCGCCGCCGACCTCGGCCGCACGCTCCTCGAGGTGCCGGTCGGCTTCAAGTGGTTCGTGCCCGGGCTGCTCGACGGCACGGTCGGTTTCGGTGGCGAGGAGAGCGCCGGCGCGTCGTTCCTGCGCCGCGACGGTGGTGTGTGGACGACCGACAAGGACGGCATCATCCTCTGCCTGCTCGCGTCGGAGATCATCGCGAAGACCGGGCGCACGCCGTCGCAGCACCACGCGGCGCTGGTCGAGCGGTTCGGCAACCCGGCCTACGCCCGGGTCGACGCGCCCGCCACCCGCGAGCAGAAGGCGGTCCTCGGCAAGCTGTCGCCGTCGCAGGTGACCGCCACGTCGCTGGCGGGCGAGCCGATCACGGAGATCCTGACCGAGGCGCCCGGCAACGGCGCGGCGATCGGCGGCCTCAAGGTCAGCACCGAGAACGGCTGGTTCGCCGCCCGCCCGTCCGGCACGGAGGACGTCTACAAGATCTACGCGGAGTCGTTCCACGGCCCGGACCACCTGGCCCGCATCCAGGAAGAGGCGCGCGCGGTGGTCGGTGCGGCGCTGAAGGGCTAG
- a CDS encoding TetR/AcrR family transcriptional regulator, translating to MATATRPTARERLLAAADELFYREGVHVVGIDRVIEHAGVAKATLYNTYGSKDELIRAYLQGRHRAIEKRVTEGLAAYPSAREKILGVFDVQGARFAEPDFRGCPFVSATAETAATGTAAVAAADDYRAWVRGLFTDLAAQAGAADPDALGYQLRMIYDGVAISTRMDRDPAAAVRSGRALAATLLDTELGPA from the coding sequence ATGGCGACGGCTACCCGGCCGACGGCCCGCGAGCGGCTCCTCGCGGCGGCGGACGAGCTGTTCTATCGCGAGGGTGTGCACGTGGTCGGCATCGACCGCGTCATCGAGCACGCCGGCGTCGCCAAGGCCACGCTCTACAACACCTACGGCAGCAAGGACGAGCTGATCCGGGCCTATCTGCAGGGTCGGCACCGGGCGATCGAGAAGCGCGTGACCGAGGGACTGGCCGCCTACCCCAGCGCCCGCGAGAAGATCCTCGGCGTCTTCGACGTCCAGGGCGCGCGCTTCGCCGAGCCGGACTTCCGTGGCTGCCCGTTCGTCTCCGCGACCGCCGAGACGGCCGCGACCGGCACGGCGGCGGTCGCGGCGGCCGACGACTACCGGGCCTGGGTGCGCGGGCTGTTCACCGACCTGGCCGCGCAGGCGGGCGCCGCCGACCCGGACGCGCTGGGCTACCAGCTACGCATGATCTACGACGGGGTCGCGATCTCGACGCGGATGGACCGCGACCCGGCGGCCGCGGTCCGCTCGGGCCGCGCGCTGGCGGCGACCCTGCTCGACACCGAACTGGGCCCCGCTTAA
- a CDS encoding acyl-CoA thioesterase/bile acid-CoA:amino acid N-acyltransferase family protein, which produces MGVRRWLAGVAAVLVTGGGVVGCSAVVSTNATIEFDAAVALADQPIHVRVSGLRAGETVTVASQVDDRDGQRWSADATFEADGHGVVDLARSAPASGTYSGVDGMGLFWSMRPATGDPEWALFRLGYPEEAGAYEVRLTVSAAGREIAARTVTRRWVAPGVTHRTLTVGADGLAGVIFLPAPGGQRRTGVLLFGGSEGGIGRRYEAALLASRGHPTLALGYFGAPGLPKYLDDIPLEYFATAARLLTRQPGADPDDVVVSGYSRGSEAALLLAQHYPDLVHGTILYAPSDTVWAGYPKRGNAWTIDGEPVPQSAIPVTRVRGPVLAIAGGDDRVWSSAEQAQRIMRRLDDAEVTAAHQVLIYPEAGHHVGSFPYLPAGTIVGGRMMGGTRDANAAARIDSWPRVLALAAD; this is translated from the coding sequence ATGGGCGTCCGTCGATGGCTTGCCGGCGTCGCCGCGGTCCTCGTGACCGGTGGTGGCGTCGTTGGTTGTTCGGCAGTCGTTTCCACAAATGCCACGATCGAGTTCGACGCGGCTGTCGCCTTGGCCGATCAGCCCATTCATGTGCGGGTGTCGGGCCTGAGAGCCGGTGAGACCGTAACCGTCGCGTCGCAGGTGGACGATCGCGACGGCCAGCGGTGGAGCGCCGACGCGACATTCGAGGCGGATGGACACGGCGTCGTCGACCTCGCCCGCTCCGCACCCGCGTCGGGCACCTACAGCGGAGTCGACGGGATGGGACTGTTCTGGTCGATGCGTCCAGCCACCGGTGATCCGGAGTGGGCCCTCTTCCGCTTGGGCTATCCCGAGGAGGCGGGGGCGTACGAGGTCCGGCTGACCGTGTCAGCCGCCGGTCGGGAGATCGCGGCCCGCACGGTGACCCGGCGGTGGGTCGCGCCGGGCGTGACCCACCGCACTCTGACGGTTGGCGCCGACGGACTCGCCGGTGTCATTTTCCTGCCCGCTCCCGGTGGGCAGCGCCGCACCGGAGTTCTGCTCTTCGGGGGCTCGGAAGGTGGCATCGGGAGGAGGTACGAAGCTGCCCTGCTCGCGTCGCGCGGCCACCCGACGCTGGCGCTGGGCTACTTCGGCGCACCCGGTCTCCCCAAATACCTCGACGACATACCGCTGGAGTACTTCGCCACGGCGGCGCGACTGCTGACGAGGCAGCCCGGGGCCGACCCCGACGACGTGGTGGTCAGCGGCTACTCCCGCGGATCGGAGGCGGCGCTGCTGCTCGCACAGCACTACCCCGACCTCGTCCACGGCACCATCCTGTACGCGCCCAGCGACACCGTCTGGGCGGGCTATCCGAAGCGGGGCAACGCGTGGACCATCGACGGCGAACCGGTGCCGCAGAGCGCGATACCGGTCACCCGCGTGCGCGGCCCGGTCCTCGCCATCGCCGGCGGCGATGACCGGGTCTGGTCTTCCGCCGAGCAGGCGCAGCGCATCATGCGACGCCTCGACGACGCCGAGGTGACCGCCGCGCACCAGGTCCTGATCTACCCGGAAGCGGGCCACCACGTCGGCAGCTTCCCTTACCTCCCCGCCGGCACGATCGTCGGCGGCCGGATGATGGGCGGCACCCGCGACGCCAACGCCGCGGCCCGCATCGACAGCTGGCCCCGGGTTCTCGCCCTAGCGGCGGATTAG